From Mycoplasmopsis gallinacea, the proteins below share one genomic window:
- a CDS encoding 2-hydroxyacid dehydrogenase, which yields MKIAFFDAKEYDKKYFDKYNNGRHEITYFKENLNLNTVKKAEGFDAVCGFVNTYGDKVILEVLAKMGIKVWLQRSMGYNKVDIRKANELGIEVFRIFNYSAESVAEFAASLMMTLNRNIIIANDRVRDYNFSLDGLDGLCINNSTIGVVGAGKIGQCFIKIAKGLGAKVLVFDSYAAEKFPNLANELGFEFTSITELLKQSDFVSIHAPLLSSTRYLIDEEAVKVMKKGAVIVNTARGELLDIKAVLKGLKDGKLRGLATDVLEREEGRFYEDVSDRKNDLMKLDPEWKELIDLPNVIITSHQAFLTDLALTQIAKATLDNADNAQKGNFEHALRIMDNGRIKNG from the coding sequence ATGAAAATAGCTTTTTTCGATGCTAAAGAATATGATAAAAAATATTTTGATAAATACAATAATGGTCGTCACGAAATTACATATTTTAAAGAAAATCTTAATTTAAATACTGTAAAAAAAGCTGAAGGTTTTGATGCAGTTTGTGGTTTTGTTAACACTTATGGAGACAAAGTTATCTTAGAAGTTTTAGCAAAAATGGGGATTAAAGTTTGACTTCAAAGATCAATGGGATACAACAAAGTTGACATTAGAAAAGCAAATGAACTTGGGATTGAAGTATTTAGAATTTTCAACTACTCAGCTGAATCAGTTGCTGAATTTGCAGCTTCATTAATGATGACACTTAACAGAAATATCATCATTGCAAATGATAGAGTTAGAGATTACAATTTCTCACTTGATGGACTTGATGGTCTTTGCATTAACAACTCAACAATTGGTGTTGTTGGTGCTGGAAAAATTGGACAATGTTTTATTAAAATTGCTAAAGGGCTTGGAGCTAAAGTATTAGTATTTGACTCATACGCAGCTGAAAAATTTCCTAACTTAGCAAATGAACTTGGTTTTGAATTTACATCAATTACAGAATTACTTAAACAAAGTGATTTTGTGTCAATTCATGCTCCACTTCTTTCTTCAACAAGATACTTAATTGATGAAGAAGCAGTTAAAGTCATGAAAAAAGGAGCTGTGATTGTTAATACAGCTCGTGGAGAACTTTTAGACATTAAAGCTGTCTTAAAAGGGCTTAAAGATGGTAAACTTCGTGGACTTGCAACAGATGTTCTTGAAAGAGAAGAAGGAAGATTCTACGAAGATGTTTCAGATAGAAAAAATGATCTTATGAAACTTGACCCTGAATGAAAAGAACTTATCGATTTACCAAATGTAATCATTACATCTCACCAAGCATTTTTAACTGATCTTGCTTTAACACAAATTGCTAAAGCAACTCTTGATAATGCTGATAATGCGCAAAAAGGTAACTTTGAACACGCATTAAGAATTATGGATAACGGAAGAATAAAGAACGGATAA
- a CDS encoding IS1634 family transposase, with product MSNYILCKTKKSKGTYLGLAVSNGYGKGISQMVGVGYWEEIKEKYSLSSLEDIKPLAKLIEVSSDKKAVKSKFFELLEPMSVRTNVKNIGIDLIYKVIKELELFSFLPNSKHKSLQEVLEFIIGTRIIFPRSYICQYKNKNDFIQGLNIKKSSIYNYLDIFLENKNTILLNLYDKLKKLTDRNEKVIHFDNTTVYFESFSRSGIRNKGFSKDGKHNEDQIVIAMATDNNGIPFHYKVFPGNTADSQTLITFLVEMKKIYNIKDVVVIADRGLSQSANIRFLEQKGYKFIFQKRIDNLNAESRNFIVQDKDYMCINNIFSKERIIESSWNKKRFNGNYRKQIVYFSPSKETLDKVKRKNLIDRINKKSIGGTICLSDLVPEYKRKYMDVDGVTVGRLNYDKIKKIADQDGFYMIETNILDLSAEKANEIYRQQWKIEEGFRILKSSLEIRPIFVHKEEHILAHVFLCFLSLVVLKYSIFKLKKFYETNGEIQKITINKFIDALKLITITQKIVNDEVVSEITNNLDPSHKELNKIYSDFYNILDK from the coding sequence ATGAGTAATTACATTTTATGCAAAACAAAAAAGTCAAAAGGAACTTATCTTGGTTTAGCAGTTTCTAATGGTTATGGTAAAGGTATTAGTCAAATGGTTGGTGTAGGATACTGAGAAGAAATTAAAGAAAAATATTCTCTTTCTAGTTTGGAAGATATAAAACCACTAGCCAAACTTATAGAAGTGAGTTCAGATAAAAAAGCTGTAAAATCTAAATTTTTTGAACTATTGGAACCAATGTCAGTACGAACCAATGTTAAAAACATTGGTATCGATTTAATTTATAAAGTTATAAAAGAATTAGAATTGTTTAGTTTTTTACCAAATTCAAAACACAAATCTCTTCAAGAAGTGCTCGAATTTATAATAGGAACAAGAATAATTTTCCCTAGAAGTTATATTTGTCAATACAAAAATAAAAATGACTTTATCCAAGGTTTAAACATTAAAAAGTCATCTATTTATAATTACTTAGATATTTTTTTAGAAAACAAAAACACTATACTATTAAATCTTTATGATAAATTGAAAAAGTTAACTGATAGAAATGAAAAAGTTATACATTTTGATAATACAACAGTTTATTTTGAGAGCTTTTCAAGAAGCGGAATAAGAAATAAAGGTTTTTCAAAAGATGGAAAACACAATGAAGATCAAATCGTAATAGCAATGGCCACAGATAACAATGGAATTCCCTTTCACTACAAAGTTTTTCCAGGAAACACAGCTGATTCGCAAACTTTAATAACATTTTTAGTTGAAATGAAGAAAATTTATAACATAAAAGATGTTGTTGTAATTGCTGATAGAGGGTTAAGTCAAAGTGCAAACATTAGATTTTTAGAACAAAAAGGTTATAAATTTATATTTCAAAAACGAATTGATAATTTAAATGCTGAATCAAGAAACTTTATAGTTCAAGATAAAGATTATATGTGCATAAATAATATATTTTCTAAAGAAAGAATTATTGAATCTTCTTGAAATAAGAAAAGATTTAATGGTAATTACAGAAAACAAATTGTTTATTTTAGTCCTTCAAAAGAAACATTAGATAAAGTAAAAAGAAAAAACCTTATAGATAGAATTAATAAAAAATCAATTGGCGGAACAATATGCTTAAGCGATTTGGTTCCAGAATACAAAAGAAAATATATGGATGTAGATGGTGTCACAGTTGGAAGATTAAACTATGACAAAATAAAGAAAATAGCTGATCAAGATGGATTTTATATGATAGAAACAAATATCCTTGATTTATCAGCAGAAAAAGCAAATGAAATTTATAGACAACAATGAAAAATAGAAGAAGGTTTTCGTATTTTAAAATCATCACTTGAAATTAGACCTATTTTTGTTCATAAAGAAGAGCATATTCTAGCGCATGTATTTTTATGTTTCTTATCTCTTGTTGTTCTAAAATATTCAATCTTTAAACTGAAAAAATTCTATGAAACAAATGGAGAAATTCAGAAAATTACAATTAACAAATTTATAGATGCTTTAAAACTTATAACTATAACTCAAAAAATAGTAAATGATGAAGTAGTATCGGAAATTACAAATAATTTAGATCCATCACACAAAGAGTTAAACAAAATATATAGTGATTTTTACAACATACTAGATAAATAG
- a CDS encoding YitT family protein, with protein MKNNIDKNEETKEPINLQDDISHKMKINIFQKHKFWKCVKNGNKKQIIQDFSLQNNFQEWDSNHINIATEDVNFLKYKMGRYLFNNRNHKLTIPQLWQRYWRRILMIIVSAIIFNFGIQFFLLRADTIPSGLTGIPTLLTILLPILKPYFSLIYFGVNLPLFILYWRKIKKSFLYLTLFFMISQILVNLVFTIPEVHDFFMSKINFVPDGFKDSFTVGERVISQKEAWYQEGQTWPILLYGTIGSFFIGIGIAISWKAGGSTGGTDIVAYYFSTKSKKSIGGVLTIISFVTASIFLIIYGALSPNLKHYVVSPEEITLNPNGTIDLVKFNELLKQDTKVQTQQIYFGMRELSTFTYIITTNLTVNLLYPKYKKTSLVIVSSDPKQIMAYFKLINYWHSYRITRFKSGYTGEYSYKIETVILYLEAKSLIHDLKLIDPNIWISINVIDGIVGKFNTQYVEQ; from the coding sequence ATGAAAAATAACATTGATAAAAATGAAGAAACAAAAGAACCTATAAACCTTCAAGATGATATATCTCACAAAATGAAAATCAACATTTTCCAAAAGCATAAATTTTGAAAATGTGTAAAAAATGGTAATAAAAAACAAATTATTCAAGATTTTTCATTACAAAATAATTTTCAAGAATGAGATAGCAACCATATCAATATAGCAACTGAAGATGTTAATTTTTTAAAATACAAAATGGGACGGTACCTTTTTAATAATCGTAATCATAAATTAACAATTCCGCAGCTTTGACAAAGATATTGAAGAAGAATTTTAATGATTATTGTTAGTGCAATTATCTTTAACTTCGGAATTCAATTCTTTCTTTTAAGAGCCGATACAATTCCTTCAGGATTAACTGGTATTCCAACACTTTTAACAATTCTTTTGCCTATTTTAAAACCATATTTTTCCCTAATTTACTTTGGGGTAAATTTACCATTATTTATTCTCTATTGAAGAAAAATTAAGAAGAGCTTTTTGTATTTAACTCTTTTCTTTATGATTTCTCAGATTTTAGTTAACCTTGTTTTCACCATTCCTGAAGTGCATGATTTTTTCATGTCAAAAATTAACTTTGTACCAGATGGATTTAAAGATTCATTCACAGTTGGTGAGAGGGTGATTTCACAAAAAGAAGCTTGATATCAAGAAGGACAAACTTGACCAATTTTACTATATGGAACAATTGGTTCATTCTTTATTGGAATTGGAATTGCCATTTCATGAAAAGCTGGTGGTTCAACAGGTGGAACTGACATTGTAGCTTACTACTTTTCAACTAAATCTAAAAAAAGCATTGGTGGTGTTTTAACTATTATTTCCTTTGTAACTGCAAGTATTTTCTTAATTATTTATGGAGCTTTAAGTCCTAATTTAAAGCATTATGTAGTTAGTCCGGAAGAAATTACACTTAATCCTAATGGGACAATTGATTTAGTAAAATTCAATGAACTTCTTAAACAAGATACCAAAGTTCAAACACAACAAATTTACTTTGGAATGAGAGAGCTTTCAACTTTCACATACATTATCACAACTAATTTAACTGTTAACCTTTTATATCCAAAATACAAAAAGACATCATTAGTAATTGTTTCTAGCGATCCAAAACAAATTATGGCTTACTTTAAATTAATCAACTACTGACACTCATACAGAATTACTCGTTTTAAATCTGGATATACTGGGGAATACAGCTACAAAATTGAAACAGTTATTCTTTATTTAGAAGCTAAATCACTAATTCATGATTTAAAATTAATTGATCCAAATATTTGAATTTCAATCAATGTTATTGATGGGATAGTCGGAAAATTCAATACTCAATATGTAGAACAATAA
- a CDS encoding ATP-binding cassette domain-containing protein, which yields MKKPIVEFKNVSYVKDGITLLDELNLEVFEGQIIGFIGPSGAGKTTTINAILDPSLITTGDVFVFGKNNKNITREDKKEISYITQDPNLVESDDVFTNVLRLYRKYKNPFANFFNYINKEERERLYAILKSLNIQEKTFVPVKKLSGGQKQRISIAVALFENSKIILADEPVSNLDIHNAEIVLEDFRLFTNENKAVILALHDLELAKRYCDKLIVFVDGHIAKVIEQKDFNKENFYEFFK from the coding sequence ATGAAAAAACCTATAGTCGAATTTAAAAATGTTTCTTATGTAAAAGACGGAATTACTCTTTTAGATGAGCTAAATTTAGAAGTATTTGAAGGTCAAATCATTGGATTTATCGGCCCTTCAGGTGCTGGAAAAACAACAACAATTAATGCAATTTTAGATCCTAGTTTAATTACAACAGGTGATGTTTTTGTATTTGGAAAAAACAACAAAAACATCACAAGAGAAGATAAAAAAGAAATTAGTTACATTACGCAAGATCCTAATTTAGTAGAAAGTGATGATGTTTTCACTAATGTTCTTAGGTTATATCGAAAATACAAAAATCCTTTTGCAAATTTCTTTAATTACATTAATAAAGAAGAACGCGAAAGACTTTATGCCATTTTAAAATCTCTAAATATTCAAGAAAAAACTTTTGTTCCAGTTAAAAAATTAAGCGGTGGACAAAAACAAAGAATTAGTATTGCTGTTGCTCTTTTTGAAAATTCCAAAATCATTCTTGCTGATGAACCAGTTTCTAATTTAGATATTCACAATGCTGAAATTGTATTAGAAGACTTTAGGCTTTTTACTAATGAAAACAAAGCAGTAATTTTAGCACTACATGACCTTGAGCTTGCTAAAAGATACTGCGATAAATTAATTGTGTTTGTAGATGGTCATATCGCTAAAGTAATTGAACAAAAAGACTTTAATAAAGAAAATTTCTATGAGTTTTTTAAATAG
- the cypl gene encoding ABC transporter thiamine pyrophosphate-binding lipoprotein p37/Cypl: MKFFKKLSLGAVVLAPLPLFVACQNQETNFKTLYVALESSEVTDEKVYGEFKEYFSKELKEAGYDVVFKSNSTLDKTSTIAALKKGGQNADGVDFAFVAAGALKNNLDKLDVRVQTLTNTFLGDTQEGYYTDGTLENDYLRKVAKIESDKFNEKPFAQWTNFNGVIHTDQYQSPTEKVRFQRGMIWISGDDATRAAIKKAWNDKDWEKFRSFGIVHGDPDSGSKYLLPQNLLKLHFNKEGNAFTTLGKELADHSRDFTNGSIKDWQTKHSDKKILFDNQGSFGYTSVKKADRYTPKIEGEKLEILTLTNPLPYNLGVFNKRVPKKVQDAVAKAFVKMMEANKNTWGDYQGFNGYSIVEDNAKSVLEMYERSSK; this comes from the coding sequence ATGAAATTTTTTAAAAAACTTAGTTTAGGAGCTGTTGTACTAGCTCCATTACCACTATTTGTGGCTTGTCAAAACCAAGAAACAAATTTTAAAACACTTTATGTTGCTTTAGAAAGTAGTGAAGTAACTGATGAAAAGGTATATGGAGAATTCAAAGAATACTTCAGCAAAGAATTAAAAGAAGCTGGATATGATGTAGTGTTTAAATCTAATTCAACATTAGATAAAACAAGCACAATCGCCGCTCTTAAAAAAGGTGGACAAAACGCAGATGGAGTAGATTTTGCGTTCGTGGCAGCAGGTGCTTTAAAAAATAATCTTGACAAACTTGATGTTAGGGTTCAAACATTAACTAATACTTTCTTAGGTGATACTCAAGAAGGGTACTACACAGATGGAACATTAGAAAATGATTACTTAAGAAAAGTAGCTAAAATCGAATCAGATAAATTTAATGAAAAACCATTCGCGCAGTGAACTAACTTTAACGGTGTAATCCACACAGATCAATATCAAAGCCCAACAGAAAAAGTTCGTTTCCAAAGAGGGATGATTTGAATTTCCGGAGATGATGCAACAAGAGCTGCGATCAAAAAAGCCTGAAATGATAAAGATTGAGAAAAATTTAGATCATTTGGTATTGTTCATGGAGACCCAGATTCAGGAAGTAAATATTTATTACCACAAAACTTATTAAAACTTCATTTTAATAAAGAAGGAAATGCATTCACAACTCTTGGAAAAGAGCTTGCAGATCATTCAAGAGATTTTACAAATGGATCAATCAAAGATTGACAAACAAAACACAGTGATAAGAAAATTCTTTTTGATAACCAAGGAAGTTTTGGATATACATCTGTAAAAAAAGCAGACAGATACACTCCAAAAATCGAAGGTGAGAAATTAGAAATTTTAACATTAACTAACCCATTACCTTATAACTTAGGTGTATTTAACAAAAGAGTGCCTAAAAAAGTTCAAGATGCTGTAGCAAAAGCTTTTGTTAAAATGATGGAAGCAAATAAAAACACTTGAGGAGATTACCAAGGATTTAATGGTTACTCAATTGTTGAAGATAATGCTAAGTCAGTGCTTGAAATGTATGAAAGATCTTCAAAATAA
- a CDS encoding aquaporin, which produces MTTVDNSEKFGIFDFFKLAKEKRANAQKPKDLKTWIIHGFSEYFGTITISLLLAGLSIFVTSEKVIEHFFLHPIIVGFYAGYIAVGIVLFIFLRWSCDLNPSVTLTRFLNGTNTGWYTLYKLFIQVLGAITAGLIIYGVGLLTTKHAQGLPNSPIDAYNAFEKSWSLIENAEKLPYETKVSIGSVWIFFIEMVMTAILLFPIFSPNINDKYRDLMIMFIISLSVWMGILGGTAAINPARGFAQQLPILIHQSGKEGAYISKSITNVLGEGKTETVTKTLVSWTQFSTSIKSATIAMIFGDLMAPVFYLFVQGITQKYVNPFVVKVIAYKNFKAQNMVRNSEVNKKDK; this is translated from the coding sequence ATGACAACAGTTGACAATAGCGAAAAGTTTGGTATTTTTGATTTTTTCAAGTTAGCTAAAGAAAAAAGAGCTAATGCTCAAAAACCAAAAGATCTAAAAACTTGAATTATTCATGGTTTTTCAGAATATTTTGGAACTATTACAATTTCACTTTTACTTGCTGGATTAAGTATTTTTGTAACAAGTGAAAAAGTTATTGAACACTTTTTCCTTCACCCAATTATTGTAGGATTTTATGCAGGTTATATAGCTGTAGGAATTGTGCTTTTCATCTTCCTTAGATGAAGTTGTGACTTAAACCCATCAGTTACACTTACTCGTTTCCTTAACGGAACTAACACGGGTTGATACACACTTTATAAATTATTTATCCAAGTTTTAGGAGCAATTACAGCTGGATTAATTATTTATGGAGTTGGTCTTTTAACAACTAAGCATGCACAAGGTCTTCCAAATTCACCAATTGATGCATACAATGCTTTTGAAAAGTCTTGATCATTAATTGAAAATGCTGAAAAATTACCATATGAAACTAAAGTTTCTATTGGTAGCGTATGAATCTTCTTTATTGAAATGGTAATGACAGCAATTTTACTTTTCCCAATCTTCTCACCTAACATTAATGACAAATACAGAGATTTAATGATTATGTTCATTATTTCATTAAGTGTTTGAATGGGGATTTTAGGTGGTACAGCAGCAATTAATCCAGCTAGAGGATTTGCTCAACAATTACCTATTTTAATTCACCAAAGCGGAAAAGAAGGCGCTTATATTTCAAAATCAATAACAAATGTATTAGGTGAAGGTAAAACTGAAACAGTCACAAAGACTCTTGTTTCATGAACTCAATTCAGCACTTCAATTAAGAGTGCAACTATTGCCATGATTTTTGGTGATTTAATGGCGCCAGTATTCTATTTATTTGTCCAAGGAATTACTCAAAAATATGTAAACCCATTTGTAGTTAAAGTTATTGCTTACAAAAACTTTAAAGCGCAAAATATGGTTAGAAATAGTGAAGTAAACAAAAAAGATAAATAA
- the rplU gene encoding 50S ribosomal protein L21 yields MFAIIETGGKQILVKKDQTIFVEKLEGEEGSVVTFDKVLVVNDQVGRPYLTNAKVSGVIEKQGKAKKIVVYRHNAKSTHKRKLGHRQPYTRIKITEILG; encoded by the coding sequence ATGTTCGCAATTATCGAAACAGGTGGAAAACAAATTTTAGTTAAAAAAGATCAAACAATCTTCGTTGAAAAATTAGAAGGCGAAGAAGGATCAGTTGTTACTTTTGATAAAGTATTAGTAGTAAATGATCAAGTTGGTAGACCTTATTTAACAAATGCAAAAGTATCAGGTGTAATCGAAAAACAAGGTAAAGCTAAAAAAATCGTTGTTTACCGTCACAATGCAAAATCTACTCACAAAAGAAAACTTGGACACCGTCAACCATATACAAGAATTAAAATTACAGAAATTTTAGGATAG
- the rpmA gene encoding 50S ribosomal protein L27 codes for MAKTKAGGSTRNGRDSHSKRLGAKLGDGQFATAGSIIYRQRGTKIFPGNNVKRGGDDTLYTLIDGYVKYECRRNRKFVSVYPEKQN; via the coding sequence ATGGCAAAAACAAAAGCCGGTGGTTCTACCCGTAATGGTCGTGATAGCCACAGTAAGAGATTAGGTGCTAAGTTAGGTGATGGACAATTTGCAACAGCTGGATCAATTATTTACCGTCAAAGAGGTACAAAAATTTTTCCAGGTAACAATGTAAAAAGAGGTGGAGACGATACACTTTACACATTAATTGATGGTTACGTAAAATACGAATGCAGAAGAAATAGAAAATTTGTTTCTGTTTACCCTGAAAAACAAAACTAA
- a CDS encoding DNA-processing protein DprA, which yields MNTVLLYLTHYLKTNYLQIYKNLLRPNQIEIESLKKVESEYFIQKIEFFTIFDVFYPKSLLICKNVPMVFFYKGDLSILEKYSKVYLINEIQNVQTEEILNDIILKNKKNCAFVLCGYKQERDLEEKLKANNCKIIYFCASGLDQINHLEKDNPNYFFISPFPIKTHPKKEYFYINNFLAAAFANSLIFISSEKESKANNLVNCFLNLGKEIYCFPAQNLEDGNNELIKSGANLITKIEEAIKNNP from the coding sequence ATGAATACAGTTTTACTTTATTTAACGCATTATTTAAAAACAAATTATTTGCAAATTTACAAAAATTTACTCAGACCAAATCAAATTGAAATTGAAAGTTTGAAAAAAGTAGAAAGTGAATATTTCATACAAAAAATTGAGTTTTTTACAATTTTTGATGTTTTTTATCCAAAGTCACTCCTTATTTGCAAGAATGTTCCAATGGTATTTTTTTACAAAGGAGATCTGTCAATTTTAGAAAAATACTCAAAAGTTTATCTGATTAATGAAATTCAAAATGTCCAAACTGAAGAAATTTTAAATGACATTATTTTGAAAAACAAGAAAAATTGTGCATTTGTTTTGTGCGGGTATAAGCAAGAAAGGGATCTTGAAGAAAAATTAAAAGCAAATAATTGTAAAATAATTTACTTTTGTGCTAGTGGTTTAGATCAAATAAATCACTTGGAAAAAGATAATCCAAATTATTTCTTTATTTCACCATTCCCAATCAAAACTCACCCTAAAAAGGAATATTTTTACATCAATAATTTTCTTGCTGCAGCTTTTGCTAACTCACTAATTTTTATCTCTTCTGAAAAAGAAAGTAAAGCTAATAATTTGGTTAATTGCTTCCTGAATTTAGGTAAGGAAATTTATTGCTTTCCTGCCCAAAACTTAGAAGATGGAAATAACGAATTAATTAAATCAGGAGCTAATTTAATTACTAAAATTGAAGAAGCAATAAAAAATAACCCCTAA